One genomic segment of Fervidobacterium pennivorans includes these proteins:
- a CDS encoding DegT/DnrJ/EryC1/StrS family aminotransferase: MIPLFDLTRQYGKIRKEVLDAIDQVILDGRVILGPSVEKFEKELAEYLDVKHAIGVANGSDALVISLHAIGIEKGEKVVTTPYTFFATASCIVRNGGIPVFVDVEPDTYNIDLNQVEQVLKKEEIKVVIPVHLFGRTVDFEKLDFLKQKFGVKILEDAAQSIGSEGKIGNIVKKSGTFGDIGIFSFFPTKNLGAYGDAGAIVTNDDQLAERARMLRQHGSKKKYYHEMIGYNSRLDSIHAAILSIKLRHLEEWTQRRIEIAKTYQRLFEEKKLPIKYPKVEEKGYRSHVYHQYVVEFEDEKTRDRVRDHLTKNEIGTALYYPLPLHLQKCFAEYGYKQGDFPVAEKLSKTTLALPIFPELTDEEIQFVVEKISEVL, encoded by the coding sequence AAAATAAGAAAAGAAGTCTTGGATGCGATCGACCAGGTTATTTTGGATGGAAGAGTTATACTTGGACCAAGTGTTGAAAAGTTTGAAAAAGAACTTGCAGAATATTTAGATGTTAAACATGCAATTGGGGTAGCTAACGGTAGTGACGCGCTTGTTATTTCGCTCCATGCTATTGGAATAGAAAAGGGTGAAAAGGTTGTAACCACTCCTTACACTTTCTTTGCTACTGCCTCGTGTATTGTTCGCAACGGAGGTATTCCTGTATTTGTCGATGTTGAACCCGATACTTACAACATAGACCTGAACCAGGTAGAACAAGTGTTAAAGAAAGAAGAGATAAAAGTTGTAATCCCAGTACATCTATTCGGTCGCACTGTTGATTTTGAAAAATTGGACTTCCTAAAACAAAAGTTTGGTGTTAAAATATTGGAGGATGCCGCACAATCTATAGGAAGCGAAGGGAAAATCGGCAATATTGTCAAAAAATCAGGAACCTTTGGCGATATTGGCATTTTTTCTTTTTTCCCAACTAAAAACCTTGGAGCTTATGGAGATGCAGGAGCGATAGTGACAAATGACGACCAGCTTGCTGAACGTGCACGAATGCTTAGACAACATGGCTCTAAGAAAAAGTATTATCACGAAATGATAGGCTACAATTCAAGACTTGATTCAATTCATGCTGCAATACTTAGCATCAAACTTAGGCACTTAGAAGAATGGACCCAAAGGAGAATAGAAATAGCGAAAACATATCAACGACTTTTTGAAGAAAAGAAACTCCCAATAAAGTATCCAAAGGTTGAAGAAAAAGGTTACAGAAGCCACGTTTACCATCAATATGTTGTTGAATTCGAAGACGAAAAAACAAGAGACAGAGTCAGAGACCACCTAACGAAGAATGAAATTGGAACAGCACTTTACTATCCATTACCTTTGCATTTACAAAAATGTTTCGCTGAGTATGGGTACAAACAAGGTGATTTTCCTGTCGCAGAAAAATTATCTAAGACAACACTTGCGCTCCCGATATTTCCAGAACTTACAGATGAAGAAATTCAGTTTGTAGTAGAAAAGATAAGCGAGGTGTTATAA